In one Alphaproteobacteria bacterium RIFCSPHIGHO2_01_FULL_41_14 genomic region, the following are encoded:
- a CDS encoding DUF465 domain-containing protein, whose product MSVGDRIQSLENRHERLDARISREQRRPLPDVDLLREMKIRKLRLKEELFSLLSR is encoded by the coding sequence ATGTCTGTTGGCGATCGTATCCAAAGCTTAGAGAATCGTCATGAGCGATTGGATGCAAGGATAAGCAGAGAACAAAGACGTCCTCTGCCTGATGTAGACCTCTTAAGAGAGATGAAGATCCGCAAGCTTCGCCTCAAGGAAGAGTTGTTCAGTCTTTTATCTAGATAG
- a CDS encoding 30S ribosomal protein S15: MSIIEKTKQSIIKEFKTSEKDTGSPEVQVALLTNRISSLSDHMKKNPKDKHSERGLLIMVGHRRRLLDYLRSNSTERYKTLIQTLGLRR; encoded by the coding sequence ATGTCGATTATAGAAAAAACAAAGCAAAGCATCATCAAAGAGTTTAAAACCTCTGAGAAAGATACAGGGTCACCAGAAGTGCAGGTAGCTCTTTTGACCAACCGAATCAGCTCGCTGAGCGATCATATGAAAAAGAATCCAAAGGATAAGCACTCCGAAAGAGGATTGCTTATCATGGTAGGACATCGTCGCCGATTATTGGACTACTTACGATCCAACTCAACGGAAAGATACAAAACGCTTATTCAGACTCTTGGATTGCGTCGTTAA
- a CDS encoding double-strand break repair helicase AddA, whose protein sequence is MKLSVVQKQALDPRFSCWVEASAGTGKTKVLIDRILSLLLSGSKASDILCLTFTKAAGAEMANRLRYRLNQWVNLDDRTLKVELEDFLGDSFSEEFLDKARQLLGSVLDSSYGVRIQTIHGFCQSLLRMFPLEARLLPHFKIMDDTEKQQVIEESYSELWKELEDSEIALIVHHLSEPQFHQFLNFFLSHKDVLSKTPLKELVNNLTVFLDLKMEKSNLLKEFFQRSSGIDESVLSFEKATVSDLKLCQSLIDFDQASLEEKETRFYDYKSLFLTTTGSIRKRFFSKPFGGKFPGISAVLEEEADRVFRFHQSSLKQKICERSTLLMRVATKFIKIYEAVKSQKAWIDYDDLILRTRNLLRDSSMKPWILEKLDHKLNHILVDEAQDTSQIQWDLILTLIEEFYTDNAQNTSRTFFVVGDLKQSIYSFQGACPQAFEKAKESFQKLPLSRTIDLETSYRSTPAILQFVDQTFKSMIFHQSKNSPSVHQVSRHEAPGIVEMWPLISQEKQTNLQQWKMVETQSSEESVRRLLAKKIAFQLEAWFKNGESLHSQNRLLEPRDIMILVRRRDAFMEELVKALKARAIPVTGLDRMVLTDQLVVKDLLCLCDVLLLPEDDLSFATLLKSPLFGIGEDEIFQLCQQRQNQSLWAYLQMNTSYEKITTQVLKLQEIAASTSPYSFFNFILGAWGGKQRLLERLGTEIEDVLEEFLSVCQEYELSYGVNLQLFVCWIRQQNIEVKRSLEQTEENKVRVITVHGAKGLQAPVVFLPDTTQLPASKSSLHWNENPAFLLWADRESRQVPELDILFEKDRELQEYYRLLYVALTRAEDRLYICGWESQKGVDPQSWYSLLESTLQQMGNSMDIEGIGQGRRYGTLPEIRKETEKPTPSEALCVMPEWLKKPWTSEKYFPFSSSNVETKPAVNFLSSSLLSVQREKGILIHKILQWVVRAEETYRASLVKKYVSALSLSAKEKTQIQMAIETVLLHPDFPIFFNKKTQVEVPIQGYVECRPIRVILDVLTVDNQGKKVHILDYKTGAFLESYRLKPPLEYVQQMSTYKKLVQDIYPEYEVVSFLLWTEIGWIQNI, encoded by the coding sequence ATGAAACTTTCTGTTGTTCAAAAACAAGCGCTTGATCCCAGATTTTCCTGTTGGGTGGAGGCTTCTGCTGGGACAGGCAAAACCAAAGTCTTAATAGATCGTATTTTAAGTCTACTTTTGTCTGGATCAAAAGCTTCTGACATTTTGTGTTTAACCTTTACCAAGGCCGCTGGGGCAGAAATGGCGAATCGACTTCGATATCGTCTCAATCAATGGGTAAATTTGGATGATCGTACGTTAAAAGTCGAGCTTGAGGATTTCTTAGGCGATTCATTTTCAGAAGAATTTTTAGATAAAGCACGACAATTGTTAGGCTCAGTTTTAGACAGCTCATATGGGGTACGCATTCAAACTATCCATGGATTTTGCCAATCCCTATTAAGGATGTTTCCCTTAGAAGCAAGACTTCTTCCCCATTTTAAAATTATGGATGATACAGAAAAACAACAGGTGATCGAAGAGAGCTATAGCGAGTTATGGAAAGAATTAGAAGACAGTGAAATTGCTCTCATCGTTCATCACCTTTCCGAACCCCAATTCCATCAATTTTTAAATTTTTTCTTAAGTCATAAAGACGTCTTATCTAAGACCCCCCTTAAAGAGCTTGTGAATAATTTGACCGTGTTTCTTGACCTCAAGATGGAAAAATCAAACCTCTTAAAAGAATTCTTTCAGAGATCTTCCGGAATAGATGAGAGCGTTCTTTCTTTTGAAAAGGCCACAGTTTCTGATCTTAAATTATGTCAATCTTTAATAGATTTTGATCAGGCCTCTCTAGAAGAAAAGGAAACCCGCTTTTATGATTATAAATCTCTTTTTCTCACAACGACGGGTAGTATTCGGAAAAGATTTTTTTCCAAACCATTTGGGGGAAAATTTCCTGGAATCTCTGCTGTCTTAGAAGAAGAGGCAGATAGAGTTTTTCGTTTTCATCAATCGAGTTTGAAACAAAAAATCTGTGAACGGTCTACTCTTCTGATGCGGGTAGCCACTAAGTTTATAAAAATCTATGAAGCTGTTAAGTCTCAAAAGGCTTGGATTGACTATGATGACCTGATTTTAAGGACACGAAACCTACTCAGAGACAGTTCTATGAAACCATGGATTTTAGAGAAGCTTGATCACAAACTTAACCATATTCTCGTGGATGAAGCTCAGGATACAAGCCAGATTCAATGGGATCTCATTTTAACGTTGATAGAAGAATTTTATACAGATAATGCACAAAATACATCCCGCACTTTTTTTGTGGTGGGCGATCTAAAGCAGTCCATTTATAGTTTCCAAGGCGCGTGTCCACAGGCTTTTGAGAAAGCAAAAGAGTCTTTTCAAAAATTGCCGTTGAGTCGAACAATTGATCTAGAAACCTCTTACCGTTCTACACCAGCCATTCTTCAGTTTGTAGATCAAACTTTTAAATCCATGATTTTTCATCAGTCAAAGAACTCTCCTTCTGTTCATCAGGTGTCACGACATGAGGCTCCGGGGATTGTTGAAATGTGGCCGCTGATCTCTCAAGAAAAACAAACAAATCTTCAGCAGTGGAAAATGGTAGAAACCCAGTCTTCGGAAGAAAGTGTACGTCGTCTTTTGGCAAAAAAAATCGCCTTTCAGCTTGAGGCATGGTTTAAAAACGGAGAATCATTACACTCTCAAAATAGGCTTTTAGAACCCAGAGATATTATGATTTTAGTTCGCAGACGTGATGCCTTCATGGAAGAATTAGTGAAAGCCTTAAAAGCGAGAGCCATCCCTGTGACTGGGTTAGATCGAATGGTTTTAACGGATCAACTCGTTGTGAAAGATTTATTATGCCTTTGTGATGTTTTGCTACTTCCAGAAGATGATTTAAGTTTCGCAACTCTTCTGAAAAGTCCTCTTTTTGGAATAGGTGAAGATGAAATTTTTCAGCTCTGTCAGCAGAGACAAAATCAAAGCTTGTGGGCCTACCTACAAATGAATACTTCTTACGAAAAAATCACTACCCAAGTATTGAAATTACAAGAAATAGCGGCCAGCACATCTCCCTATTCTTTCTTCAATTTTATTTTGGGCGCTTGGGGGGGGAAGCAACGTCTTTTAGAGAGATTGGGAACAGAAATAGAAGATGTCTTAGAAGAGTTTTTGTCCGTATGCCAAGAATATGAACTTTCTTATGGGGTTAATCTTCAACTGTTTGTGTGTTGGATTCGGCAACAAAACATAGAGGTCAAGCGTAGTTTGGAACAAACGGAGGAAAACAAGGTGCGTGTTATCACAGTGCACGGGGCAAAAGGTTTGCAAGCTCCTGTTGTATTTTTGCCAGACACAACTCAATTACCTGCGTCTAAATCATCTTTGCATTGGAATGAGAATCCTGCTTTTTTGTTATGGGCTGATCGAGAGTCTCGTCAAGTACCAGAGTTAGATATTTTATTTGAAAAAGACCGAGAACTTCAAGAATATTATAGGCTCCTTTATGTAGCCCTAACCCGTGCGGAAGATCGTCTTTATATTTGTGGATGGGAATCACAAAAGGGTGTGGATCCTCAGTCTTGGTATTCTCTTTTGGAATCAACCTTGCAGCAAATGGGAAATTCTATGGATATTGAAGGAATAGGACAAGGCAGAAGATATGGCACCCTTCCTGAAATACGGAAAGAAACGGAAAAACCTACACCTTCTGAAGCCTTATGCGTGATGCCTGAATGGCTCAAAAAACCATGGACCTCAGAAAAATACTTTCCCTTCTCTTCGTCGAATGTAGAAACAAAACCAGCTGTTAATTTCTTGTCGTCATCTCTTCTTTCTGTTCAAAGGGAAAAAGGAATCCTTATTCATAAAATTTTACAATGGGTGGTTCGAGCAGAAGAAACATATCGTGCCTCTCTCGTGAAAAAATATGTCTCCGCTCTTTCCCTTTCTGCGAAAGAAAAAACACAAATTCAGATGGCTATAGAGACAGTGTTATTACATCCAGATTTTCCTATCTTTTTTAATAAGAAGACGCAGGTCGAGGTTCCTATTCAGGGATATGTGGAGTGCCGTCCTATTCGAGTGATTTTAGATGTTTTGACGGTGGATAATCAGGGGAAAAAGGTACACATCTTAGATTATAAAACAGGTGCCTTTTTAGAAAGCTATCGGCTTAAGCCGCCCCTGGAGTATGTACAACAAATGTCCACATATAAAAAGTTAGTTCAAGACATTTATCCCGAGTATGAGGTAGTCTCATTCTTATTGTGGACAGAAATTGGATGGATACAAAATATTTAA
- a CDS encoding oligopeptide transporter, OPT family: MSDNLVQQPRKKTHFSGEPYISASKNLPEITVKAFILSIILTVIMSAANAYLGLKVGMTVAATIPAAVISMAVLKLFRHSNILENNIVQTTVSAGEGLAAAAVFTLPALIMMKFWTHFPFWHVAALMALGGVMGILFSIPLRRVFLIEGDLKFPEGLAAAEVLKAGDGASKAGLRDLIVGTILSACLKFGQSGMSIFEEGINYWKRVGGSVFGAGTGLCGILVGAGYIVGVQVAVSIILGSVVAWGICVPIYAAIGGYPADLEPYALVMQIWKEKLRIIGVGCMVTGGIWTTITLLGSMKSAIIESLEVIKKTKLNKKLGILSLRTERDIPIHWVGFGLVLVIISLVGIVACLLSETGLGQFSGLYWTTIGVMVALCLILGLVAAIISAYIAGIIGSSNSPLSGLAIMAILSISLILLALVSPVIGSGVVMLAMAAVAVLLGSLITGTAVISLDNMQDLKAGQIVGATPWKQQAMLIVGVFVSACIMAPVLNVLFEAYGIGDVFPREGMDVAQSLTAPKAALMAGLAQSVFDLSLDWSLMSVGVGIGILFIGLDEILKRTSTWRIPILAVAVGIYMPLEITVPILIGGLISYFSERKVNQSKKVLGKDFETKALRAGQRGLLMASGIVAGEALTGLLIAVLIVFFPSVKEAISGLVVSEGLKMMMGMGLFAFLCFYLFKVSSSMQGEK, translated from the coding sequence ATGTCAGATAACTTGGTTCAACAACCCAGAAAAAAGACCCATTTTTCTGGGGAGCCCTACATCTCTGCTTCTAAAAATTTACCAGAAATTACGGTTAAAGCGTTTATATTAAGTATTATTTTGACCGTTATTATGTCGGCAGCAAACGCCTATCTAGGACTTAAGGTGGGCATGACAGTGGCGGCAACTATCCCCGCAGCCGTTATTTCAATGGCTGTTTTGAAGCTGTTTCGCCATTCTAATATTTTAGAGAATAACATTGTACAGACAACAGTATCAGCTGGAGAAGGATTGGCAGCAGCCGCCGTCTTTACCTTGCCAGCTTTGATCATGATGAAATTTTGGACCCATTTTCCCTTTTGGCATGTGGCGGCTCTTATGGCGCTGGGGGGCGTCATGGGCATCTTGTTTTCTATCCCGTTGCGGCGCGTGTTCCTCATAGAAGGAGATCTGAAGTTTCCAGAAGGTCTAGCGGCAGCCGAAGTTTTAAAAGCAGGGGATGGAGCCTCGAAAGCAGGATTAAGAGATCTCATTGTGGGGACGATTTTATCGGCTTGTCTTAAATTCGGGCAATCGGGAATGTCTATTTTCGAGGAGGGTATTAATTATTGGAAACGGGTTGGCGGATCTGTTTTTGGGGCTGGCACAGGCCTTTGTGGTATTTTAGTGGGTGCCGGATATATCGTTGGCGTCCAAGTAGCGGTGAGTATCATTTTAGGCTCGGTTGTGGCATGGGGTATCTGTGTGCCCATTTATGCGGCGATTGGAGGATATCCGGCCGATTTGGAGCCTTATGCATTGGTAATGCAGATTTGGAAAGAGAAACTGCGCATTATCGGTGTGGGCTGCATGGTGACGGGGGGGATTTGGACCACGATCACCCTTCTGGGATCCATGAAGTCAGCCATTATTGAGTCTCTTGAAGTGATCAAAAAGACAAAACTGAATAAAAAGCTGGGTATTTTGTCCCTGCGCACCGAACGGGATATCCCTATTCATTGGGTGGGTTTTGGACTTGTTTTAGTGATCATATCATTAGTGGGGATAGTGGCTTGCCTGCTCTCTGAAACAGGACTTGGCCAGTTTTCAGGGCTTTATTGGACGACCATTGGCGTTATGGTGGCCCTCTGCTTGATTCTTGGGCTTGTGGCGGCTATTATTAGTGCTTATATTGCGGGGATTATTGGATCATCTAATTCTCCTCTGTCAGGTCTTGCTATTATGGCGATTCTGTCCATTTCTCTTATTCTATTGGCCCTTGTTTCTCCAGTGATAGGATCTGGGGTGGTCATGCTGGCGATGGCGGCGGTGGCTGTTCTGCTGGGGTCGTTGATTACGGGGACGGCTGTTATTAGTTTGGACAACATGCAGGATCTGAAAGCCGGTCAGATTGTTGGGGCTACTCCTTGGAAGCAACAAGCTATGTTGATCGTTGGGGTGTTCGTTTCCGCGTGTATCATGGCGCCTGTTTTGAACGTACTGTTTGAAGCCTACGGCATTGGGGATGTGTTTCCGCGGGAAGGTATGGATGTGGCCCAGTCTTTGACAGCGCCTAAGGCGGCATTGATGGCGGGACTCGCACAGAGTGTCTTTGATCTTTCTTTGGATTGGAGCCTCATGTCTGTGGGGGTGGGGATTGGGATCTTGTTCATTGGTCTTGATGAGATTTTAAAGAGAACAAGCACATGGCGTATTCCCATATTGGCAGTGGCTGTAGGTATTTACATGCCTCTTGAAATTACGGTGCCTATTCTTATCGGCGGATTGATCTCTTATTTTTCAGAGAGAAAAGTGAACCAATCTAAAAAGGTGCTGGGGAAAGATTTTGAAACGAAAGCACTGCGGGCGGGACAACGGGGCCTGTTGATGGCATCGGGCATTGTCGCTGGAGAAGCGCTGACCGGTCTTCTGATTGCGGTGCTTATTGTCTTTTTCCCTTCGGTTAAAGAAGCCATCTCAGGTCTTGTCGTTTCTGAGGGATTAAAGATGATGATGGGCATGGGGCTTTTTGCCTTTTTATGTTTTTACCTCTTCAAAGTGTCGAGTTCGATGCAAGGTGAGAAGTAA
- a CDS encoding ribosome-binding factor A has translation MSSKKHQPPSQRGLKVSEEIRRVLSSVFRESIFWEEGLEAVSLAITEVRISPDLRNARVFILPLSGSKVKASLIKDLTKATPKIRKALGQKLQLRLVPDLTFQIDNAFENFSQIDSLLNNPKVLKDIEKPDTE, from the coding sequence ATGAGCTCAAAGAAGCATCAACCGCCTAGCCAGAGAGGACTTAAGGTTTCTGAAGAAATCAGGCGGGTTTTGTCCAGCGTTTTTCGTGAAAGTATCTTTTGGGAAGAGGGATTAGAGGCTGTCTCGTTGGCCATTACCGAAGTGAGAATTAGCCCCGATCTGCGCAATGCGCGGGTTTTTATTCTTCCCCTTAGTGGAAGTAAAGTGAAAGCTTCTCTGATTAAAGACTTAACAAAAGCAACACCTAAAATTCGCAAGGCCTTAGGGCAAAAATTACAGCTTCGATTGGTTCCTGATCTTACCTTTCAGATCGATAATGCGTTTGAAAATTTTAGCCAAATTGATTCTTTGCTCAATAATCCCAAGGTTTTAAAAGATATTGAAAAACCAGACACAGAATAA
- a CDS encoding tRNA pseudouridine(55) synthase TruB produces the protein MLKNQTQNKYHGWLIVNKSYGISSNTALQKVRHVFNKTKAGHVGTLDPLATGVLPIALGEATKLIPFMEKTTKVYDFEVTWGERRTTDDLEGDIIAVSEKRPIRSDIEASLSRFLGEIDQIPPVYSAVKVRGKAAYAYARQHRDVSLRSRKVFIEELVLTEIVSVDKARFRLVCGSGVYVRSLGRDLAILLGTEGYISSLHRVQVGCFNDAQAVPLQKILEMQAHSELQRVVHSMDVVLDDILVVVFEEEICDRFYKGQSLSFHLSTLPTSIESVVLCKSASGDLCGILSYKDGLLAPKRMFNL, from the coding sequence ATATTGAAAAACCAGACACAGAATAAATACCACGGATGGCTTATTGTGAATAAGTCCTATGGAATTTCTTCTAACACCGCTTTGCAAAAGGTTAGGCATGTTTTTAATAAAACAAAAGCTGGGCACGTGGGGACATTGGATCCGTTGGCTACAGGTGTGCTGCCGATTGCTTTGGGAGAGGCGACAAAGCTTATTCCTTTTATGGAAAAAACCACTAAAGTATATGACTTTGAGGTCACTTGGGGAGAGCGACGAACCACAGATGATTTAGAGGGAGATATCATTGCTGTTTCTGAAAAAAGGCCAATTCGATCAGATATAGAAGCCTCTCTTTCTCGCTTTTTAGGAGAAATCGATCAGATTCCCCCTGTGTATTCAGCAGTGAAAGTTCGGGGAAAAGCAGCCTATGCTTATGCGCGACAACACCGAGATGTTTCTCTTAGATCGAGGAAGGTTTTCATCGAAGAGCTTGTGTTAACCGAGATTGTTTCCGTAGATAAAGCTAGATTTCGCTTGGTTTGTGGAAGTGGTGTGTATGTGAGAAGCTTGGGTCGAGATTTGGCCATTCTTTTGGGGACAGAGGGGTATATCTCTTCTTTGCATCGTGTGCAAGTCGGGTGTTTCAATGATGCGCAAGCTGTCCCTTTGCAAAAAATACTTGAAATGCAAGCACATTCTGAGCTACAACGAGTGGTGCATTCTATGGATGTTGTGCTGGACGACATCCTGGTAGTAGTTTTTGAGGAAGAGATTTGTGACCGTTTTTACAAAGGTCAATCCTTATCTTTTCACCTGTCAACTCTACCAACATCTATAGAAAGCGTCGTTTTGTGCAAAAGTGCTTCTGGCGATCTATGTGGGATTCTTTCCTATAAAGATGGCTTGTTGGCGCCGAAGCGCATGTTTAACCTTTAA
- a CDS encoding 2-nitropropane dioxygenase gives MKSLNPIMLGEKEVLPLIEGGKGISVSNGESSGAWAAAGGVGTFSAVNADAYDENGNLIPIIYHGRTRRERHEELIAYAIKGGIAQARIAHDLRKGQGLLNMNVLWEMGAVEPILHGILDKVGGLVNGITCGAGMPYKIAEISSQYKIYYYPIVSSARAFWVLWRRAYHKFQDWLGAVVYEDPWLAGGHNGLSRAEDAEKPEPPFERVLALRNTMREFGLGHVPIIMAGGVWFLREWVDWINNPDLGPIGFQFGTRPLLTKESPISDAWKKKLVTLKKGDIFLNKFSPTGFYSSAVNNKFLHNLKARSDRQVAYSTAPVSDHDQPFPIGPRQRLVYLTKQCVEKARTWIEAGFKEALRTPDSTLVFVTSEEAHQIHEDQVNCMGCLSACLFSNWSQSPEGTTGRKADPRSFCIQKTLQTISHSSDVEDQLMFSGHNGYRFALDPFYKNGFIPSVKELLERIQTGD, from the coding sequence ATGAAATCTTTAAACCCCATTATGTTGGGGGAGAAAGAAGTTCTTCCTCTGATTGAGGGGGGAAAGGGAATCTCTGTATCTAATGGGGAGAGTTCGGGTGCTTGGGCCGCCGCTGGCGGGGTGGGGACTTTTTCTGCTGTTAATGCGGATGCTTATGATGAAAATGGAAATCTAATCCCTATTATCTATCATGGACGTACCCGCAGGGAACGTCACGAAGAGCTCATTGCCTATGCGATCAAAGGAGGAATTGCTCAAGCTCGCATTGCCCATGATCTTCGGAAAGGTCAAGGACTCCTTAATATGAATGTCTTGTGGGAAATGGGCGCAGTAGAACCTATTTTGCACGGTATTTTGGATAAGGTTGGCGGTCTTGTAAATGGGATTACGTGTGGGGCAGGTATGCCCTATAAAATAGCGGAAATTTCTTCTCAATATAAAATTTATTATTACCCAATCGTTTCTTCGGCTCGAGCTTTCTGGGTGCTTTGGCGTCGGGCCTACCATAAATTTCAAGATTGGCTTGGGGCCGTTGTCTATGAAGATCCGTGGCTGGCGGGTGGACATAATGGACTAAGCCGTGCAGAAGATGCTGAAAAGCCCGAACCCCCCTTCGAACGTGTTTTGGCTTTGCGAAACACCATGCGAGAATTTGGATTAGGACATGTTCCCATTATTATGGCAGGAGGGGTATGGTTTTTAAGAGAATGGGTGGATTGGATTAATAATCCAGATCTTGGACCTATCGGGTTTCAGTTTGGAACAAGGCCCTTGCTGACCAAGGAAAGTCCCATTTCCGATGCATGGAAGAAAAAGTTGGTGACTCTTAAAAAGGGAGACATTTTTTTAAATAAGTTTAGCCCCACTGGGTTTTATTCTTCAGCGGTTAATAATAAATTTTTACATAATTTAAAAGCACGATCTGATCGGCAAGTGGCCTATTCCACAGCACCTGTAAGTGATCATGATCAGCCATTTCCCATTGGTCCTAGGCAACGGTTGGTTTACCTTACAAAGCAATGCGTAGAGAAGGCCCGCACATGGATTGAGGCCGGATTTAAAGAGGCATTGCGGACACCAGATTCTACTCTTGTTTTTGTGACGTCAGAGGAAGCGCACCAAATTCATGAGGATCAAGTTAATTGTATGGGGTGTCTCAGTGCCTGTCTCTTTAGTAATTGGTCCCAGAGTCCTGAAGGAACAACGGGCCGCAAAGCAGATCCCCGGTCTTTTTGTATTCAGAAAACGCTTCAAACCATTTCTCATTCAAGCGATGTGGAAGATCAATTGATGTTTTCCGGGCACAATGGGTATAGATTTGCCTTAGATCCTTTTTATAAAAATGGGTTTATTCCTTCAGTAAAAGAGCTCTTGGAGCGAATTCAAACAGGAGATTAA
- a CDS encoding polyribonucleotide nucleotidyltransferase, whose product MGTVFTKTMNWGGRPLVLETGHMARHANGAVLAKYGDTVVLCTVVAHKEASADASFFPLGVHYQEKYYAAGRIPGGFLKREGRPSERETLVSRLIDRPIRPLFPEGFKNETQVICTVLSHDLENSPDIVALIGASAALTLSGIPFLGPIGGARVGYINGEYVLNPLLDDMSTSRLDLIVAGTHEGVLMVESEAQELPEEIMLGAVEFGHKAFLPVIDLIIELAEEAAKEPWALIEMSDSEKELREKVKKLSEKSFEKAYKIKEKNVRKDEIDRIRTDILNQLEDEEHSAITIGDALKATEHTVMRSMVLDTKKRIDGRDTVTVRPISCGIGVLPRAHGSALFTRGETQVLSVSTLGTGEDEQLIDLIEGEIKEPFMLHYNFPPFSVGETGRIGSPGRREVGHGKLAWRAIHPLLPSKDDFPYTLRAVAEVLESNGSSSMATVCATSLALMDAGVPLKGHIAGIAMGLIKEGKNYAVLTDILGDEDALGDMDFKVAGTRSGITALQMDIKITSITHEIMNIALRQALEARLHIIAIMEQAISGSRSTVNDNAPQIKTIKIPKDKIREVIGTGGKVIRDICETTGVKIDIEDDGTVRVAALDGQSIELALKRIYDITAEAEVGKIYTGKVVKIVEFGAFIDFLNTSGLVHISEIDSKRIEKVEDVLSLGDEVQVKVIGIDDRGKVRLSIKATQQGNNDQE is encoded by the coding sequence ATGGGAACAGTTTTTACTAAAACGATGAACTGGGGGGGGCGTCCTCTTGTTTTGGAAACCGGACATATGGCGCGACATGCAAATGGTGCGGTTTTGGCAAAGTATGGGGATACAGTTGTTTTGTGCACAGTTGTTGCCCACAAAGAGGCCTCTGCAGACGCAAGTTTCTTTCCACTGGGAGTTCACTATCAAGAAAAGTACTATGCTGCTGGCCGGATCCCTGGTGGATTTCTAAAGCGTGAAGGACGACCGTCGGAAAGAGAGACCTTGGTTTCCCGGCTTATTGATCGGCCTATCCGTCCTTTGTTCCCAGAAGGTTTTAAAAATGAAACCCAAGTTATCTGTACAGTTCTAAGTCATGATTTAGAAAACAGTCCAGACATAGTCGCTTTGATTGGAGCTTCTGCTGCTTTAACCCTTTCTGGTATCCCCTTTTTGGGCCCTATTGGAGGGGCTCGTGTAGGATATATCAACGGTGAATATGTGCTTAACCCTTTATTGGATGATATGTCCACCTCTCGATTAGATTTGATAGTTGCAGGGACCCATGAGGGCGTTCTTATGGTGGAATCTGAAGCTCAAGAACTTCCCGAAGAGATTATGTTGGGAGCTGTAGAGTTTGGTCACAAGGCTTTTTTGCCCGTGATTGATCTTATTATCGAGCTGGCAGAAGAGGCCGCAAAAGAGCCGTGGGCATTGATTGAAATGTCTGATTCGGAAAAAGAGCTGCGAGAGAAAGTAAAAAAACTTTCAGAAAAATCTTTTGAGAAGGCTTACAAGATTAAAGAAAAGAATGTGAGAAAAGATGAAATTGACCGTATTCGGACAGACATTCTGAACCAGCTTGAGGATGAAGAGCATTCTGCCATAACCATAGGTGATGCCTTAAAGGCGACGGAACACACAGTAATGCGTTCGATGGTGCTTGATACCAAGAAGCGTATTGATGGTCGTGATACTGTTACAGTACGCCCCATTTCTTGTGGAATTGGTGTATTGCCCAGGGCACATGGAAGCGCTCTTTTTACACGAGGAGAAACACAGGTCTTGTCTGTGAGCACCTTGGGGACTGGTGAAGACGAACAACTGATCGACCTTATTGAAGGAGAGATCAAGGAACCGTTTATGCTCCATTATAACTTTCCGCCTTTTTCAGTAGGAGAGACTGGTCGTATAGGTTCCCCGGGTCGTCGTGAAGTGGGACATGGTAAATTGGCGTGGCGTGCGATTCATCCGTTATTGCCTTCCAAAGATGACTTTCCTTACACCCTAAGAGCAGTGGCTGAAGTTTTGGAATCCAATGGTTCGTCTTCTATGGCAACAGTTTGTGCCACCTCTCTGGCGTTGATGGATGCTGGGGTGCCTTTAAAGGGACACATTGCTGGTATCGCGATGGGGCTTATAAAAGAAGGCAAAAATTATGCTGTTCTCACCGATATTTTGGGCGATGAAGATGCGCTTGGAGATATGGATTTTAAGGTTGCAGGAACACGCTCTGGGATTACTGCACTTCAAATGGACATCAAGATTACCAGTATTACACATGAGATTATGAACATTGCGCTTCGACAAGCGTTAGAGGCGCGTCTTCATATTATTGCGATCATGGAACAAGCCATTAGTGGGTCGAGATCCACTGTTAATGACAATGCTCCCCAGATCAAAACCATCAAAATTCCTAAAGATAAGATTCGAGAAGTGATCGGTACAGGTGGAAAAGTAATTCGCGATATCTGCGAAACAACCGGGGTTAAGATCGATATCGAGGACGATGGAACGGTCCGTGTTGCGGCTCTTGATGGACAATCCATTGAGTTGGCTTTAAAGCGCATCTATGATATTACAGCTGAAGCTGAAGTAGGGAAAATCTACACAGGAAAAGTCGTAAAAATCGTAGAATTTGGGGCTTTCATTGATTTCTTGAATACTTCTGGACTTGTCCATATTAGTGAAATAGACTCGAAAAGAATTGAAAAAGTAGAAGATGTTTTGTCTCTTGGAGATGAAGTTCAGGTGAAGGTTATTGGTATTGATGATCGTGGAAAAGTAAGATTAAGTATAAAAGCCACTCAGCAAGGAAACAACGACCAAGAATAA